Proteins co-encoded in one Bacillus infantis NRRL B-14911 genomic window:
- a CDS encoding DUF421 domain-containing protein has product MAEYMIIIARTLFLYGVILLIFRLMGKREIGELSVLDLVVYIMIAEMAVVAIENPDGSLVKNILPMMLLMVIQIVLAILSLKSKKFRDIVDGKPSIIINQGKIDENTMRQQRYNFDDLLTQLRDKDIKNIADVEFAILEPSGKLSVFQKDNMKGSDIDHPLIIDGNLQEANLASVHKSRQWLAEQLKKKGYDEIQQISFCSYSNGNLYIDPIDEK; this is encoded by the coding sequence TTGGCGGAATATATGATAATCATTGCGAGGACACTTTTTTTATATGGGGTCATCCTCCTGATCTTTCGGCTGATGGGCAAAAGGGAAATAGGCGAACTGAGCGTGCTGGATTTAGTGGTATATATCATGATTGCCGAAATGGCAGTGGTGGCGATTGAAAATCCTGACGGCAGCCTGGTGAAGAACATACTTCCGATGATGCTCCTCATGGTTATACAAATCGTTCTGGCCATCCTATCACTCAAAAGCAAAAAATTCAGGGATATCGTGGACGGCAAGCCCTCTATTATCATCAATCAGGGGAAAATCGATGAAAATACGATGAGGCAGCAGCGATATAATTTCGATGATCTTCTCACCCAGCTGCGGGACAAAGATATTAAAAATATAGCAGACGTCGAATTTGCGATCCTGGAGCCTTCAGGCAAGCTTTCTGTGTTTCAAAAGGACAATATGAAAGGCAGCGACATAGACCATCCTCTGATCATAGACGGAAACCTTCAGGAAGCCAATCTTGCTTCAGTCCATAAATCGCGCCAGTGGCTGGCAGAACAGCTGAAGAAAAAAGGCTATGATGAAATACAGCAGATATCTTTTTGCAGCTACTCTAACGGAAACCTTTATATTGATCCCATCGATGAAAAATAA
- the tgt gene encoding tRNA guanosine(34) transglycosylase Tgt has protein sequence MTAIRYELIKTCKQTGARLGRVHTPHGSFETPVFMPVGTLATVKTMSPEEVAGMGAGIILSNTYHLWLRPGHDIIKEAGGLHKFMNWNGSILTDSGGFQVFSLSQFRKIEEEGVHFRNHLNGDKLFLSPEKAMEIQNALGSDIMMAFDECPPYPATYEYMKKSVERTSRWAERCLNAHERPNDQGLFGIVQGGEYEELRKQSARDLVSLDFPGYAVGGLSVGEPKDVMNRALEFTTPLLPADKPRYLMGVGSPDSLIDGSIRGIDMFDCVLPTRIARNGTLMTSNGRLVVKNAKFARDFGPIDENCDCYTCRNYSRAYIRHLIKSDETFGIRLTTYHNLYFLVNLMEQVRQAIREDRLGDFREEFFERYGFNKPDAKNF, from the coding sequence TTGACAGCAATACGGTATGAATTGATTAAAACATGCAAACAGACAGGGGCGCGGCTCGGCCGGGTTCACACCCCGCATGGTTCATTTGAAACGCCTGTCTTTATGCCAGTGGGAACACTGGCCACAGTTAAGACAATGTCGCCGGAGGAAGTGGCAGGCATGGGTGCCGGGATCATCCTCAGCAACACTTATCACCTTTGGCTTCGCCCGGGGCATGATATTATCAAGGAAGCAGGCGGCCTCCATAAATTCATGAATTGGAATGGCAGCATCCTTACAGACAGCGGGGGCTTCCAGGTATTCAGCCTCAGCCAATTCAGGAAGATTGAAGAAGAAGGAGTCCACTTCAGGAACCATCTGAACGGAGATAAGCTGTTCCTTTCACCGGAAAAAGCGATGGAAATCCAGAACGCACTTGGCTCTGACATTATGATGGCTTTTGATGAATGCCCTCCTTATCCGGCTACATATGAGTATATGAAGAAATCAGTTGAGCGGACATCGCGCTGGGCTGAGCGCTGCCTGAATGCCCATGAACGCCCGAATGACCAGGGCCTCTTTGGGATTGTCCAGGGCGGAGAATACGAAGAATTAAGGAAGCAGAGTGCCCGTGACCTTGTATCTCTGGACTTCCCGGGCTATGCAGTGGGCGGACTCTCTGTCGGCGAGCCGAAGGATGTCATGAACAGGGCGCTGGAATTCACGACGCCGCTTCTTCCTGCTGATAAGCCGCGCTATCTGATGGGGGTTGGATCTCCGGATTCCCTGATTGATGGCAGCATCAGGGGCATCGACATGTTCGACTGTGTCCTTCCGACTCGGATTGCCCGCAACGGAACACTGATGACCAGCAACGGGCGCCTTGTCGTTAAAAATGCCAAATTTGCCCGCGACTTTGGCCCGATTGATGAAAATTGCGACTGCTATACATGCCGTAATTACAGCAGAGCCTATATACGCCACCTGATTAAATCTGACGAAACATTCGGCATACGACTTACAACTTACCATAACCTTTATTTTCTGGTAAACTTAATGGAACAGGTTAGACAAGCAATCCGCGAAGATCGCCTGGGTGATTTTAGAGAAGAATTTTTCGAACGTTACGGTTTCAATAAACCGGATGCGAAAAATTTCTGA
- a CDS encoding post-transcriptional regulator, with product MKGHVYEKFRRQVQPALQSKLEEFRLLNYGAVAEDELWRYLTEKKWRKPHEDARLFEIVGGILEVKAADYFSYATVEAFKGKGLGELSEEDRRKLLE from the coding sequence ATGAAAGGCCATGTATATGAAAAGTTTCGCCGGCAGGTTCAGCCTGCACTGCAAAGCAAGCTCGAGGAATTCCGGCTGCTGAATTATGGAGCTGTTGCAGAAGATGAGCTTTGGAGGTATCTGACTGAAAAAAAATGGCGGAAACCGCATGAAGATGCCAGACTATTCGAAATAGTGGGCGGTATCCTGGAAGTGAAAGCGGCTGACTATTTCAGCTATGCGACAGTCGAGGCATTTAAAGGAAAAGGCCTTGGCGAGCTGAGTGAGGAAGACAGAAGGAAGCTGCTTGAGTGA
- the secDF gene encoding protein translocase subunit SecDF: protein MVKRSRIVAFFLIVILIGSLMGGTTKNILNNIKLGLDLQGGFEVLYDVKTKDGKKATKEVLNSTAEALDRRVNALGVNEPIIQIEGDNRVRVQLAGVKDQNQAREMLSTEANLSFRDVNDREMMNGSDLVEGGAKQTFDENGKPSVSLTLKSAEKFKEVTQEIVNMGAPNNLLVIWLDYEEGDSFKEESQKEDPKYLSAPQVSQVFNQDTVSIVGNFSLEEAKTLSSLLKAGALPVELTEEYSTSVGAKFGEDAMQKTITGGIIGILVIFLFMIAFYRFPGFIATITLSIYIYLILLVFDWMNGVLTLPGIAALILGVGMAVDANIITYERIKEELKVGKSVKSAFQAGNKNSLSTILDANITTILAAVVLFLYGTSSVKGFATMLILSILASFITAVYGSRLLLGLWVNSRIFTKKPTWFGVKKSEIKDIAENYDTLDLPTKYDRFDFVKHRRKFFIFSIAMAVAGIIALSVFRLNLGIDFVAGTRVEITAGQSVNKSEIQEELSKVGLETDDIIISGDDQNIGVARFTDPLGKDKIAELKTHMNDVYGQEPNVSTVSPTVGKELAKNAFKALLIASVGIIIYVTIRFEIYMALAAVIALLHDAFFIIALFSIIRFEVDITFIAAILTIVGYSINDTIVTFDRMRENMQKKKRLKTFDDIADVVNQSLRQTLGRSVSTVITVVIAVVGLLIFGSESIRSFSFALLIGLVAGTYSSLFIASQLWLVWKNKELKKKGVIKTEKVKRKASDEPQV, encoded by the coding sequence ATGGTAAAGCGCAGCAGGATTGTCGCCTTCTTCCTGATTGTCATTCTGATCGGCAGTCTGATGGGAGGCACAACCAAAAACATACTGAATAATATCAAGCTCGGCCTGGATCTGCAGGGCGGCTTCGAGGTACTTTACGATGTAAAGACCAAGGATGGAAAGAAAGCCACAAAAGAGGTGCTAAACAGCACTGCTGAGGCCCTCGACCGCCGGGTCAATGCCCTTGGTGTAAATGAGCCTATCATCCAGATTGAGGGCGACAACAGGGTCCGCGTCCAGCTGGCCGGTGTAAAAGACCAAAACCAGGCACGTGAGATGCTTTCCACTGAAGCCAATCTGTCATTCAGGGATGTCAATGACCGTGAAATGATGAATGGGTCTGACCTTGTAGAAGGCGGAGCTAAACAGACTTTCGATGAAAACGGCAAGCCAAGCGTTTCCTTGACGCTGAAGAGTGCCGAGAAGTTCAAGGAAGTCACACAGGAAATTGTCAATATGGGAGCGCCAAATAACCTGCTGGTCATCTGGCTCGACTATGAAGAAGGCGATTCTTTCAAAGAAGAGTCACAGAAAGAAGATCCAAAATACCTTTCTGCACCACAGGTCAGCCAGGTATTCAACCAGGATACAGTTTCAATCGTCGGAAATTTTTCTCTTGAAGAAGCAAAAACACTCTCTTCCCTGCTGAAGGCGGGGGCGCTTCCAGTTGAGCTGACGGAGGAATATTCCACCAGTGTCGGTGCCAAGTTCGGTGAAGATGCCATGCAGAAGACCATTACAGGCGGTATCATCGGCATTTTGGTCATCTTCCTGTTCATGATTGCGTTTTACCGATTCCCAGGTTTTATTGCAACTATAACATTGTCAATTTACATCTATCTGATTCTGCTTGTCTTTGATTGGATGAATGGTGTACTGACTCTCCCGGGAATTGCAGCACTGATTCTTGGGGTCGGAATGGCCGTTGATGCCAATATCATCACCTATGAGAGGATCAAGGAAGAGCTGAAGGTTGGTAAGTCAGTCAAGTCCGCCTTCCAGGCAGGAAACAAAAACTCCCTGTCCACAATCCTTGATGCCAACATCACAACCATTCTTGCCGCTGTCGTGCTTTTCCTCTATGGGACAAGCTCGGTTAAAGGATTTGCGACCATGCTCATCCTGAGCATTCTGGCCAGTTTCATCACAGCTGTCTATGGTTCACGTCTGCTGCTTGGCTTATGGGTAAACAGCAGGATCTTTACGAAAAAGCCTACTTGGTTTGGAGTCAAAAAGAGTGAAATCAAAGATATTGCTGAAAACTATGATACGCTTGACCTGCCTACAAAATATGACCGTTTCGATTTTGTAAAGCATCGCAGGAAGTTCTTTATTTTCTCGATTGCCATGGCTGTTGCCGGCATCATCGCCTTATCCGTATTCAGGCTTAATCTCGGCATCGATTTCGTAGCGGGTACGCGGGTTGAAATCACAGCGGGGCAATCAGTGAATAAGAGTGAAATTCAGGAAGAACTCAGTAAAGTCGGACTTGAAACAGATGATATCATCATTTCAGGAGATGACCAGAATATAGGCGTAGCGCGATTCACCGATCCGCTGGGCAAGGATAAGATTGCTGAGCTGAAGACTCATATGAATGATGTGTACGGCCAGGAGCCGAATGTCAGCACCGTCTCTCCTACCGTTGGTAAAGAGCTTGCGAAGAATGCTTTCAAAGCTTTGCTGATTGCGTCTGTCGGCATCATCATTTATGTAACAATCAGGTTTGAGATTTACATGGCGCTTGCAGCTGTCATAGCTCTGCTCCATGATGCATTCTTCATCATCGCCCTGTTCAGCATCATCCGCTTTGAAGTGGACATAACATTCATTGCGGCAATCCTGACAATTGTGGGTTACTCAATCAATGATACGATCGTAACGTTCGATAGAATGCGCGAAAACATGCAGAAGAAGAAGAGGCTTAAAACCTTCGATGATATCGCTGATGTTGTCAACCAGAGCTTAAGGCAAACACTCGGACGATCAGTTAGCACCGTCATTACGGTTGTCATCGCGGTTGTCGGTCTGCTCATCTTCGGCAGCGAATCGATCCGCAGCTTTTCATTCGCCCTGCTTATCGGCCTTGTAGCCGGAA
- the ruvB gene encoding Holliday junction branch migration DNA helicase RuvB has product MEDRIISGEADLQDVSFEQSLRPQTLRQYIGQDKVKENLEVFIQAARIRGETLDHVLLYGPPGLGKTTLASIIANEMGVNLRTTAGPAIERPGDLAAILTALEPGDVLFIDEIHRLPRSIEEVLYPAMEDFCLDIVIGKGPSARSVRLDLPPFTLVGATTRAGSVSAPLRDRFGVLCRLEYYNESQLKNIVSRTADVLETGIDDLAASEIARRSRGTPRIANRLLRRVRDFAQVKGDGSIDAALAHDSLELLQVDRLGLDHIDHKLLRGIIEKFRGGPVGLETIAATIGEESHTIEDVYEPYLLQIGFLQRTPRGRIVTHLVYHHLNLELPEA; this is encoded by the coding sequence ATGGAAGATCGGATCATTTCAGGTGAAGCGGACCTTCAGGATGTCTCCTTTGAGCAGAGCTTGAGGCCGCAGACTCTGAGGCAATATATCGGACAGGATAAAGTGAAGGAAAACCTGGAGGTCTTCATCCAGGCTGCCCGGATCCGCGGAGAGACTTTGGACCATGTCCTGCTATACGGCCCCCCGGGTCTTGGAAAAACGACGCTGGCCAGCATCATAGCCAATGAGATGGGGGTTAATCTCAGGACAACCGCCGGTCCCGCCATTGAAAGGCCGGGGGACCTTGCTGCCATACTGACTGCGCTTGAGCCGGGTGATGTTCTTTTCATCGATGAAATCCACCGGCTGCCGCGTTCGATAGAAGAGGTGCTGTATCCGGCGATGGAGGATTTCTGCCTTGATATCGTCATCGGGAAAGGCCCGAGTGCGCGGTCTGTGAGGCTCGATCTCCCTCCATTCACTCTCGTGGGGGCAACGACAAGGGCGGGTTCAGTATCAGCACCGCTCAGAGACAGATTTGGTGTTCTCTGCCGCCTTGAGTATTATAATGAGAGTCAGCTCAAAAATATTGTTTCAAGGACGGCCGATGTCCTTGAAACAGGCATTGACGATCTGGCGGCTTCTGAAATTGCCAGGAGATCCCGGGGAACCCCGCGGATCGCCAACCGCCTCCTGAGGCGGGTAAGGGACTTTGCCCAGGTCAAGGGCGACGGAAGTATTGATGCAGCCCTTGCCCATGATTCTCTCGAACTTCTGCAGGTCGACCGTTTAGGGCTGGATCATATTGACCATAAATTATTAAGAGGAATTATAGAGAAATTCCGCGGCGGTCCTGTCGGGCTTGAGACGATAGCCGCTACAATCGGGGAAGAATCCCATACAATCGAAGATGTATATGAACCGTACCTGCTTCAGATCGGCTTTTTACAAAGGACCCCAAGGGGAAGGATTGTGACGCACCTTGTCTACCATCACCTTAACCTTGAGCTGCCAGAGGCTTGA
- the spoVB gene encoding stage V sporulation protein B yields MSKFLKGTIILLAAGLVTRVLGFINRIVIARFIGEEGVGLYMMAFPTLILVITITQLGLPVAISKNVAEAEARGDTAKIKKILAVSLAVTISLSAIFTPALFLLAPILSETLFTDPRTHLPLLAIAPIVPIVAVSSVIRGYFQGRQQMKPAAYSQVLEQIVRIGLIALLTKAFLPYGIEYAAAAAMFASVIGELVSLVYLVAAFKLKKRFRLRKNFFGYVQSGKSTFSDLMKIALPTTGSRMIGSIAWFFEPIVVSHSLALAGVAAIAATKQYGALTGFAMPLLLLPSFVTHSLSTSLVPAISEANSRKDMKLIEHRLQQALRFSFITGGMAVVLLYVLASPLMEVMYGSSSGDQFIKLMAPFFLFYYYQGPLQATLQALNLARAAMINSLIGSIVKIAVIFLLASQPAFGINGVALGILVGFVLVTLLHFATVLKTISFTFYIMDYVKTFAVMGLAGWGGHASFSMMPEEMLLAFKVMISTLIMGILYLIFLLIFRLITKEDLRRIPVIGQPLSRLAFK; encoded by the coding sequence ATGTCTAAGTTTTTAAAAGGAACGATTATTTTACTGGCTGCCGGCCTGGTGACAAGGGTTCTCGGATTCATAAACCGTATTGTGATTGCCCGCTTCATCGGTGAAGAGGGTGTCGGCTTATATATGATGGCATTTCCCACTCTGATCCTCGTCATTACAATTACACAGCTTGGCCTGCCAGTTGCCATCTCCAAAAATGTAGCGGAGGCAGAAGCCAGGGGCGATACGGCAAAAATCAAAAAAATACTGGCTGTATCTCTTGCTGTGACCATTTCTCTATCTGCCATTTTCACGCCGGCCTTGTTTCTGCTCGCTCCTATATTGTCTGAAACTCTTTTCACTGACCCAAGGACACATCTGCCCTTGCTGGCAATCGCCCCCATCGTGCCGATTGTAGCTGTTTCTTCTGTCATAAGGGGATATTTCCAGGGAAGGCAGCAGATGAAGCCCGCAGCATATTCACAGGTTCTTGAGCAGATCGTGCGAATCGGGCTTATCGCCTTGCTGACGAAGGCTTTCCTGCCTTATGGCATCGAGTATGCCGCTGCAGCGGCAATGTTTGCATCTGTAATCGGGGAACTGGTTTCACTGGTTTATCTTGTGGCAGCTTTCAAACTGAAGAAAAGGTTCAGGCTGAGAAAAAATTTCTTCGGCTATGTCCAGTCCGGTAAAAGCACCTTCAGCGATTTGATGAAGATTGCTCTGCCGACTACGGGCAGCAGGATGATCGGATCGATTGCCTGGTTTTTTGAGCCTATTGTTGTCTCGCACAGTCTTGCGCTTGCGGGAGTAGCCGCCATCGCCGCCACAAAGCAATACGGGGCCCTGACAGGCTTTGCCATGCCGCTGCTGCTGCTGCCGTCTTTCGTCACCCACTCCCTTTCTACCTCGCTTGTGCCTGCAATCAGCGAGGCCAACTCGAGAAAGGATATGAAGCTGATTGAACACAGGCTCCAGCAGGCACTCCGGTTCTCTTTTATTACAGGGGGAATGGCAGTCGTGCTTCTCTACGTTCTTGCCAGCCCTTTGATGGAGGTTATGTATGGAAGTTCAAGCGGAGACCAGTTCATCAAACTGATGGCTCCTTTCTTTCTGTTTTACTATTACCAGGGACCGCTTCAAGCCACCTTGCAGGCACTCAACCTCGCAAGGGCCGCCATGATCAACAGCCTGATCGGGTCAATCGTAAAAATCGCCGTCATTTTTCTCCTAGCCAGCCAGCCGGCATTCGGCATCAATGGGGTGGCTCTCGGCATCCTGGTCGGCTTTGTTCTTGTCACACTGCTTCATTTCGCAACCGTACTGAAGACCATTTCATTCACTTTTTATATCATGGATTATGTGAAAACCTTTGCTGTCATGGGCCTTGCTGGCTGGGGTGGCCATGCTTCATTCAGCATGATGCCGGAGGAGATGCTTCTGGCCTTCAAGGTTATGATATCCACGCTGATCATGGGCATACTGTATCTGATTTTCCTGCTCATCTTCAGGCTGATTACAAAAGAAGATCTGCGGCGGATCCCGGTCATCGGCCAGCCTCTTTCAAGGCTAGCCTTCAAATAA
- the ruvA gene encoding Holliday junction branch migration protein RuvA: protein MFEYIKGTVEFIGPEYIVVENNGLGYQISTPNPFSYSNKQGGEIQIFTYHYVREDIFALYGFHSREEKMLFTKLLNVSGIGPKGALAILASGEPAQVVQAIEDEDEAFLVKFPGVGKKTARQMILDLKGKLQEAIPDFFPNLFNPDAARPAATGSAALLEEAILALRALGYSEKEVKRIKPALEKEKLTTDEYIKKGLQLLLK from the coding sequence TTGTTTGAATATATAAAAGGCACGGTCGAATTTATCGGCCCTGAATATATAGTGGTCGAAAATAATGGATTAGGCTATCAGATTAGCACACCCAACCCATTCAGCTATTCAAATAAGCAGGGAGGGGAAATCCAGATTTTCACCTATCATTATGTAAGGGAAGATATTTTCGCTTTATACGGCTTCCATTCCCGTGAGGAAAAAATGCTGTTTACAAAGCTGCTGAACGTTTCCGGCATCGGGCCAAAAGGAGCCCTTGCGATCCTTGCATCCGGAGAGCCGGCTCAGGTCGTCCAGGCGATTGAGGACGAAGATGAAGCGTTCCTGGTCAAATTCCCGGGAGTGGGCAAAAAAACGGCGCGCCAGATGATACTTGATTTGAAAGGCAAGCTTCAGGAGGCGATTCCGGACTTCTTTCCCAATCTGTTCAATCCTGATGCAGCCAGGCCTGCTGCTACAGGAAGCGCTGCTCTTCTTGAGGAGGCCATCCTGGCACTCAGGGCTCTTGGCTATTCGGAAAAAGAGGTCAAGCGCATAAAACCGGCATTGGAAAAAGAGAAGCTTACAACAGATGAATATATTAAAAAAGGCTTGCAGCTGCTGCTTAAGTAG
- the yajC gene encoding preprotein translocase subunit YajC — MDILGTLGPLLLMFILFYFLLIRPQQKRQKSVQQMQSDLKKGDKIVTIGGLHGIVDAIDEDKIVIKCGDGSRLTYDRAAIREVRAAAETTLAKS, encoded by the coding sequence ATGGATATTTTAGGTACATTAGGACCATTATTACTGATGTTCATCTTATTTTATTTCCTTCTTATCCGTCCGCAGCAAAAGCGCCAGAAATCTGTGCAGCAGATGCAGTCGGATCTGAAAAAGGGAGATAAAATTGTGACGATCGGCGGCCTCCATGGCATTGTCGATGCCATCGATGAAGATAAGATCGTCATCAAATGCGGTGACGGCAGCAGACTTACATATGATCGCGCAGCGATCAGGGAAGTGCGGGCAGCAGCCGAAACAACATTGGCAAAATCATAA
- a CDS encoding TIGR04086 family membrane protein: MEESKHMGSAVLYGIGSIFIIAIASSLVFSLLLKFTSMDESSIKLPAEILAFISLFAGGFISGGKGKQKGWLLGGLTGAIYTLVIFLFQYLGHDSLFSAEQTIYHTCFLLVCMMGGILGVNMSSKSRAA; the protein is encoded by the coding sequence ATGGAAGAATCCAAACATATGGGGAGTGCGGTGCTATACGGGATAGGGAGCATCTTTATCATTGCGATTGCCAGCAGCCTGGTGTTCTCGCTGCTCTTGAAGTTCACTTCAATGGATGAGTCATCCATAAAGCTTCCCGCTGAAATCCTGGCTTTCATTTCACTGTTTGCCGGCGGCTTCATTTCCGGGGGAAAAGGAAAGCAGAAAGGATGGCTGCTGGGGGGGCTGACTGGCGCCATATATACACTGGTCATTTTCCTGTTCCAATATCTCGGGCATGACAGCCTGTTTTCCGCGGAGCAGACCATTTATCATACGTGTTTCCTGCTGGTCTGTATGATGGGCGGGATCCTGGGAGTCAACATGTCTTCAAAGTCAAGGGCAGCATAG
- a CDS encoding YhcN/YlaJ family sporulation lipoprotein → MNQKFLAVPFAALLSLGLAGCAMGGNGGDTASESGHRTESLGAGMDRDKNPSSPLAAYDKNFYQHDNRFSHSDANYHGHLDDNTREAKRSYYTAYEGQLAEKIGDETAAVSNVEDVRSVVYGSDVLIAVDLADYSREEETKQDIQQAVSPYLRGRSCTVVADEGTFSRIRNIDNDLRDGGPREQIDLDIKDMFHSLRHRLNGNGR, encoded by the coding sequence TTGAACCAGAAATTTCTGGCAGTACCATTTGCAGCATTATTAAGCCTTGGCCTTGCAGGCTGCGCTATGGGAGGAAACGGCGGAGATACAGCTTCTGAATCGGGTCATCGCACAGAGTCGCTTGGGGCAGGCATGGACCGGGATAAGAATCCGTCCAGTCCGCTTGCAGCCTATGATAAGAATTTCTACCAGCATGATAATCGCTTCAGCCACAGTGATGCCAACTACCACGGGCATCTTGATGATAATACAAGGGAAGCAAAAAGATCCTATTATACGGCTTACGAAGGGCAGCTTGCGGAAAAGATAGGCGATGAAACAGCAGCCGTCAGCAATGTGGAAGACGTCCGTTCTGTCGTTTACGGAAGCGATGTCCTGATTGCAGTCGATCTGGCCGACTACAGCAGGGAAGAGGAGACAAAGCAGGACATACAGCAGGCTGTGTCCCCTTATCTGCGGGGCAGATCCTGTACAGTGGTGGCGGACGAAGGCACCTTCAGCCGCATCCGCAATATAGACAATGACCTGCGGGATGGCGGGCCAAGAGAGCAGATTGACCTGGACATCAAGGATATGTTCCATTCGCTCAGGCACAGGCTCAATGGCAATGGCCGCTGA
- the queA gene encoding tRNA preQ1(34) S-adenosylmethionine ribosyltransferase-isomerase QueA, translating to MKVEMFDFHLPEELIAQTPLEDRTSSRLMVLDKEDGALQHETFKNLPEYLNPGDCLVLNDTRVLPARLFGAKEGTGAKIEVLLLKQQEGDVWETLIKPAKRVKEGTRIEFGDGLLSAVCTGTEEQGGRLLKFNYEGIFYEVLEQLGEMPLPPYIKEQLDDRERYQTVYAKERGSAAAPTAGLHFTEELLDEIREKGVHIAFITLHVGLGTFRPVSVEDIHEHSMHAEYYQVTEGTARLLNEVRENGGRIITVGTTSTRTLETIADANEGRLEAGSGWTSIFIYPGYEFKAIDGMITNFHLPKSTLIMLISALAGRENVLNAYNEAVKERYRFFSFGDAMLII from the coding sequence ATGAAAGTAGAAATGTTTGATTTTCATTTGCCAGAGGAGCTGATTGCCCAGACTCCTCTAGAAGATAGAACGAGCAGCCGGCTGATGGTGCTCGACAAGGAAGATGGGGCATTGCAGCATGAAACATTTAAAAATCTGCCCGAATATTTGAATCCGGGCGACTGCCTTGTGCTCAATGATACAAGAGTTCTGCCTGCCAGGCTGTTCGGCGCCAAGGAAGGGACCGGCGCCAAAATTGAGGTTCTGCTGCTGAAACAGCAGGAAGGCGATGTATGGGAAACGCTCATTAAACCGGCAAAAAGAGTCAAGGAAGGAACAAGGATCGAATTCGGGGACGGCCTACTGTCAGCAGTCTGCACTGGTACAGAAGAGCAGGGCGGAAGGCTGCTGAAATTCAACTATGAAGGCATTTTTTATGAAGTGCTGGAACAGCTTGGAGAGATGCCCCTGCCGCCTTATATCAAAGAGCAGCTTGATGACCGCGAACGGTACCAGACTGTGTATGCCAAAGAAAGGGGATCGGCTGCTGCCCCGACCGCCGGGCTTCATTTTACTGAAGAACTGCTGGATGAAATCAGGGAAAAGGGTGTGCATATCGCTTTTATTACCCTGCATGTAGGGCTTGGAACCTTTAGGCCGGTCAGTGTCGAGGATATCCATGAGCATAGTATGCATGCCGAGTACTATCAGGTCACGGAAGGAACTGCAAGGCTTTTGAATGAGGTCAGGGAAAATGGAGGCAGGATCATTACTGTCGGCACTACCTCAACACGCACACTTGAGACGATTGCAGACGCCAATGAAGGCAGGTTAGAGGCTGGAAGCGGATGGACAAGCATTTTCATCTACCCTGGCTATGAGTTCAAGGCAATTGACGGGATGATTACCAATTTCCATCTGCCTAAATCGACACTGATCATGCTGATCAGTGCACTGGCAGGACGGGAAAATGTGCTTAACGCCTATAATGAAGCAGTAAAGGAACGCTACCGCTTTTTCAGCTTTGGAGATGCCATGCTGATCATTTAG
- a CDS encoding intercompartmental signaling factor BofC, with amino-acid sequence MRTNPIRLLASFLLIAVWFAVIAGTETGILVRASESGPLELSVILERVYLDGEMSEEEIQETVWSLEDFWSKYDEWQLVEMDEGQMVFRQQVDDISPLLKSNGYFGLTDEGILTIYNGRPDKSRIIQSFFQIDIGKLESKKREQLEKGIPIMTKNRYVEVLEAFQSYSKSGSGQ; translated from the coding sequence ATGAGAACCAATCCAATCCGGCTGCTTGCCTCATTTCTCCTGATAGCTGTATGGTTTGCTGTAATTGCAGGTACAGAAACAGGAATCCTGGTGCGTGCATCTGAAAGCGGCCCGCTCGAGCTCTCAGTCATACTGGAGAGAGTGTATCTCGACGGGGAAATGAGCGAAGAAGAAATTCAGGAAACCGTGTGGTCCCTGGAGGATTTCTGGTCCAAGTATGACGAATGGCAGCTGGTTGAAATGGATGAAGGCCAAATGGTTTTCCGCCAGCAGGTGGACGACATTTCACCTTTATTAAAATCGAACGGGTATTTTGGATTGACGGATGAAGGCATTTTGACCATCTATAACGGCAGGCCGGACAAAAGCCGAATCATCCAGTCATTTTTTCAGATTGATATAGGGAAGCTTGAAAGCAAGAAAAGGGAACAGCTTGAAAAAGGCATCCCAATCATGACGAAGAACAGGTATGTGGAGGTGCTGGAGGCCTTCCAGTCTTATTCAAAAAGCGGAAGCGGCCAGTAG